The proteins below are encoded in one region of Rana temporaria chromosome 2, aRanTem1.1, whole genome shotgun sequence:
- the LOC120927784 gene encoding histone H2A, sperm-like — translation MSGRGKKVPKAVVGKTSKSSRAGLQFPVSRIHRFLKKGLYAERVGNGAGIYLAATLEYLCAEVLELAGNAARDNKKSRIMPRHIQLAVRNDDELAKLFAGVTIAEGGVLPNIQAILLPKKTLKSSQPSTIEESREV, via the coding sequence ATGTCTGGTCGTGGCAAGAAGGTCCCAAAGGCTGTAGTTGGAAAAACCTCAAAGTCCTCTAGAGCAGGTCTCCAGTTCCCAGTAAGCCGCATCCACCGCTTTCTGAAGAAGGGACTCTATGCAGAGAGGGTTGGCAATGGAGCCGGCATCTACTTGGCAGCCACTCTTGAATATCTGTGTGCCGAGGTCCTGGAGCTGGCAGGAAATGCAGCCAGAGACAACAAGAAATCCCGCATCATGCCCAGACACATCCAGCTGGCTGTCAGGAATGATGATGAACTGGCCAAGCTGTTTGCTGGTGTTACCATTGCAGAGGGGGGAGTCTTGCCCAACATCCAAGCTATTCTGTTGCCAAAGAAGACCTTGAAATCCTCACAACCATCCACAATTGAAGAGTCTCGGGAAGTTTAA